Genomic window (Caldisericia bacterium):
TTGTATCTCCAGACCAGCGAGGAACAATGTGAAAATGTAGGTGCTCTTCTCCTGCACCAGCAGCCCTACCAATATTAACTCCTATATTATAACCATCTGGTTTATATATTTTTTCAATTATTTTCTGTGATAAAATTAAAAAATTCATAATCTCTTTCATTTCATCATCATTTAGTTCATAAAGGTCTTTAATATGTCTCAAAGGAGAAATCATTAGATGTGCAGAATTATAAGGATATTTATTCATAATAATTATAGAGAAATTCCCTCTCTTTAAAATAAGATTTTCTTCATCTTTATTATCTTTAACCAGTTCACATATAAAGCAACCTGTTTTTTTCTTTGAAGATAATATATATTTTATTCTCCATGGAGCCCAAAGAACTCTCATATTTCAAATTATATAAAAATTTAGATGTTTGGTAAAATGAGTAGATAAAAAATTATAGCAATAAGAAGTATGAAATAAAAATTTTTTGATAACAAAATATTAGACAACTCTAAAAGAAAAATTGTTTTGAAATCAGATGATATAAAATTTTTTAGATTCTCTTTCAAATATATTCTTGTATTTCCCTCTTTTATATCTATAAAATCTATTTTTTTATCTCTTAAGAATTTTTCAAAAGCAGTTATATTTTCTTTTTCAACATAAATATCTAAATATCCTGAAAGATAATTTTCGTTTCTTTCAAATACAATATTTTTAACTTCAACTAATCCTAATTTTTCTCCCTCATCAAAAGTTTTCAAAATATCAATTATATTGTCAACTTTAAACACTTTGAATCCTAATAAAAAAATTGCTAAAAGAAACAATATTATAATTAATTTTTTCATAATAAAACTTTTCTATTTCTTTTAAGAATAAAAAAGAGTGGGAGCAAAAATATTGTTGTAAATATTAAATATGGCAAATATGTTCCTAAATAATATGAAAAGGTTTTTTTTGGATAATTTTTATAATTTATTTTAACTGAGATATAATCACTTTTTTCTTTTCCCCCTTCAATTTTTTCAACCAAAATCTCTCCTTTATCTGATAGAGTTTCAAACAAAAGATTAAACTCCTCTCTTGGAATTTTTAAATTGCCAGTTTTTTCTTCTATTTTTTCATCTTTAACATAAAGAGTAAGTTCTATTTCATTTATATTTGAGTTATTTACAACATTTGAAATCGTATATTTATGATTTTGTTTATTTAAATTTGAAATCTTTAAATTGTGCTCTTTATGAGTAAATGGGATTATCATTAATAAAATAAGGGTAAAATTTAATGCTAAGCCTAAATATATAGAAACTTTTCTTTTTATCTTCTCTTTTCTAATTTTATATAATATTTTACTCTCTAAATTTATTTTTTCTCTTAAATTTTTTATTTCTTTTAAATCTTTTCTTAAAATTTCTAATTTTTTGAAGTAATTAAACGCAATTTCATCCTCTTTTAAAATTTTAAAGAGTTTTTCTTTTTCCTCTTCAGATAGTTCAGACTCAAAGAAGCGATTGATTAAATCTCTAATAACTTTTTCCATCACTTTTTAGATTTAAAAATTAAATTTTTGTTTCAGAATTACTATCTTTTCCGCTCAATTTCCTCTCTATCTCTCTTTTTAGTTTTTCTCTTGCTCTAAAAAGTCTCGATTTTATAGTTCCAATAGGAAGAGAAAGGACTCTAGACATCTCTTCATAACTTAAGTTATTAATTTCCCTTAACTCAATTATTAATCTGTCAAAATCTTTTAGTTTGCCAAGACATTCATTAACTATTTTTATTCTCTCTTCTTTTTCAATTTCATCCCAAACAGAAGACTTTGTATCTTCAATTTGAAATTCAAGTTCATCTTCATCTTTGTCTATAATTGTTAAAATTTGTCCTCTTTTTTTCAAATAATTAATAGAGAGATTGTATGCAATTCTATATAACCATGTTGAGAAAGATGAATTACCTTTAAAATTTTTTAAATTATTATATGCTATAAGAAATGCCTCTTGCGTTAAATCAAGTGCATCATCTCTATTTTTTACTATTGAAAAACATAAGTTAAAAATTTCATTTTGATGCTCTTTTATAAAATAAGAGAACTTTTCAATATCTCCTTTTAAAATCTCATTTATTAATTCCTTTTCATTCATAATTTAATGTATAAATTTTTGAATCTATAAGAATTAAATAATAATCTCCATTAAAAATTATATCTTTAAATTTTCCCTTAAAAATAAAATTTTTTCCATTTATCTTTAAAATTTTATATTCACTATAGAAACTATTAAACTCCCAAATTGATATTAAATTTTTATTTATATTATAAATTGTAATTGGCCTTATAAATGGAAAATAAATTTCTTGAGTAATTTTATAATCTTTAACAACTAAAATTTTATCATTTAACAATAAATAATATTTATCTTCTAATTTAACAATTTCATTTATATCACTTTTAATATCGAATTTTATTTTAATATCACCATTAAAATTTAAAAATAGAATAGAATTTGATGTATAAGAGTAACTTTGCCAGAATAAAATTATTTCTTCTTTCTCATAATCTATCAACCCTTTTGGGTTAAATAGAATTTCATTTTGAGGTCTTACATTTTTTTGAAGCAGTATCTCACCATTAAAATTTATAATTAAAAGATCGCCATCATTTTGAAAAACTAGAATTTTTTCACCATTTGAAAAAACAGTAGAATATGGCATACTATTCAAGTTTTCAAATTTTATATTTTTAAGTTCTTTATAACTATTTTTATCATAAAGAGAAAAAAGAATTGATAGAGAATCCTTTTTTAAATATTTAATAACAAAGCGTTCATCAAATATATATAATTCATAAGGATAGAAACCCTCTTTTTTAATTTCCTTTAAAGTTTTTAAATCCTTATTTAATATAACTAAATTATCTGAAAGGATATATATTTTGTCTTTATCGACTTCAAAATTTCTTATAAAATATTGAAAAGAAGAATACTTATCTTCATTTAGTAAATATATTGATTTTGATGTTGCATAAAAAGGTGTATTTTCAATCTCTCCTATTTTAAAACTTAATGGAAGAACATCTTTTCCATATTTAAGAATTGTTCCTTTTTGTGAAAATATAAATAAAAACAAAATATATAAAAAAAGAAAAAGCAAGAAATTTAATTTCTGAATAAATTTTTTTGGAAATTTAAACTCTCTTTTTCTTTTTATCTTAAATCTATCTTCCATGATTAATAAATTATACTATTTTTTAAATAATCCACTTCCATCACAAACATTGGTATTAAGAAAGGATAAATTTTCTCTACATGTTGAGAAATATAAACCATATGAAAGAGCAATATCCCTAATATTTTTTAATAATCTCTCTCTATAGGAAGATTCAATATATAAAGAATTACCATATTTTTCTTTATATAATGGAATCATTTTTTCATAAATATCAGATAACTTTTCTTTAAATCTTTTCATTGAATCAAATTTTAATTTTAATGTTGAAGAAATAATTTGATTTGAATATTTTGAAACTAATCTAATTAAATCCTCTATTTTTCTCAAATCATCATTAAAAAAAGGAATAATTGGGTCAATTCTTACTGCTGTTTGAATCCCATTTTCTTTTAAAATTTTTAACATATTTATTCTTCTTTCAGGAGATGGTGCATATGGTTCAATTTTTTTATAATTTTCGTCATTAATTGTTATTGTCACAGTTACTACTACATTCATTTCTTTTAAAATATCAATATCCCTTAATAAGATGTCACTTTTAGTAACAATTAAAACCTTAATATTGTTTTCCATAAAAATTTTAAGTATTTCCCTTGTAATTTTTAAATGTTTTTCTATGTATGGATAGGGGTCTGAAGAATTTGAAAGCATAATATAAAAATTTTTATCAAAATTTTTTAAATCTCTTTTAACATTATCAATTAAATTTTGTTTTAACCTAACTTTATTTGAATTTTTAATATAAGAAGTGATATAACAATATATACAATTGAATGAACACCCGGTATAAGGGTTTAAACTATATTTTTTTGGACAGGTACAAAATTTTCCCTTCCAGGGGTCGAATTCTTTAATTATTCTCAAAATCTAACTCGTAAATATTTATTTCTCCTTCTTCTATTC
Coding sequences:
- a CDS encoding HIT domain-containing protein translates to MRVLWAPWRIKYILSSKKKTGCFICELVKDNKDEENLILKRGNFSIIIMNKYPYNSAHLMISPLRHIKDLYELNDDEMKEIMNFLILSQKIIEKIYKPDGYNIGVNIGRAAGAGEEHLHFHIVPRWSGDTNFMTVFGETRVIPDSLFEIYKKLKEEFIENSC
- a CDS encoding RNA polymerase sigma factor → MNEKELINEILKGDIEKFSYFIKEHQNEIFNLCFSIVKNRDDALDLTQEAFLIAYNNLKNFKGNSSFSTWLYRIAYNLSINYLKKRGQILTIIDKDEDELEFQIEDTKSSVWDEIEKEERIKIVNECLGKLKDFDRLIIELREINNLSYEEMSRVLSLPIGTIKSRLFRAREKLKREIERKLSGKDSNSETKI
- a CDS encoding radical SAM protein codes for the protein MRIIKEFDPWKGKFCTCPKKYSLNPYTGCSFNCIYCYITSYIKNSNKVRLKQNLIDNVKRDLKNFDKNFYIMLSNSSDPYPYIEKHLKITREILKIFMENNIKVLIVTKSDILLRDIDILKEMNVVVTVTITINDENYKKIEPYAPSPERRINMLKILKENGIQTAVRIDPIIPFFNDDLRKIEDLIRLVSKYSNQIISSTLKLKFDSMKRFKEKLSDIYEKMIPLYKEKYGNSLYIESSYRERLLKNIRDIALSYGLYFSTCRENLSFLNTNVCDGSGLFKK